One region of Miscanthus floridulus cultivar M001 chromosome 19, ASM1932011v1, whole genome shotgun sequence genomic DNA includes:
- the LOC136526632 gene encoding uncharacterized protein encodes MAIPNYTYLKLKMPGPHDIITIESTYEHAYDCDVECIEYAEALVEAEALIVDLDRLGSQLPEPKRRAETFEPTEAVKLVPVNHACPDDRALRISATLDIK; translated from the coding sequence atggcgatccccaactacacctacctcaagctcaagatgccgggtccccaCGACATCATCACGATTgaatccacgtacgagcatgcatacgactgcgatgtcgagtgcatcgagtacgccgaggctctcgtggaggccgaggcCCTCATCGTCGACCTCGACCGACTCGGTAGCCAGCTGCCCGAGCCCAAGCGACGAGCCGAGACTTTTGAGCCCACGGAGGCTGTCAAACTTGTCCCAGTCAACcacgcctgccccgacgaccgggcgctgaggatcagcgccactctcgacatcaaatag